Proteins co-encoded in one Aptenodytes patagonicus chromosome 14, bAptPat1.pri.cur, whole genome shotgun sequence genomic window:
- the CBFA2T2 gene encoding protein CBFA2T2 isoform X1, producing the protein MVGIPGGCQFAGEKRVPVMPGSPVEVKIQSRSSPPNMPPLPPVNPGGPRPVSFTPTALPNGINHSPPTLNGAPSPPQRFSNGPSSSSSSSLTNQQLPATCGARQLSKLKRFLTTLQQFGNDISPEIGEKVRTLVLALVNSTVTIEEFHCKLQEATNFPLRPFVIPFLKANLPLLQRELLHCARAAKQTPSQYLAQHEHILLNTNTTSPADSSELLIEVNGNGKRHSPDRREDSSFEREPLPTEPPAKRVCTISPAPRHSPALTIPLMNPGGQFHPTPPPLQHYTLEDIATSHLYRDPSKMVEHREIRDRHGGLGLNGGYQDELVDHRLTEREWADEWKHLDHALNCIMEMVEKTRRSMAVLRRCQEADREELNYWKRRCSETAEPRKVGSELISRQHSPSSSDSIGSDSLREFSSRSGTGYVTEEIWKKAEEAVNEVKRQAMSEVQKAVAEAEQKAFEMIASERARMEQTIADAKRQATEDAFLVINEQEESTESCWNCGRKASETCSGCNIARYCGSFCQHKDWERHHRICGQGLHGQSKPLALPTGRSAAAAKSLDGVPSPALEKTSATTSRSSTPASVTAIDTNGL; encoded by the exons TGCCCAATGGAATAAATCATTCCCCCCCGACGCTGAATGGGGCACCATCCCCACCCCAGAGGTTTAGCAAcggtccttcctcctcctcctcctcctcgctgacAAACCAGCAGCTCCCGGCCACATGCGGTGCCCGGCAGCTCAGCAAGCTGAAGCGCTTCCTCACTACCCTGCAGCAGTTCGGCAACGACATTTCGCCAGAGATCGGGGAGAAGGTCCGGACCCTCGTCCTGGCGTTAGTG aacTCAACGGTGACAATCGAGGAATTTCACTGCAAGCTGCAAGAGGCGACGAACTTTCCTCTCCGGCCGTTTGTGATCCCCTTTCTGAAG GCCAACCTCCCGCTGCTgcagagagagctgctgcactgcGCCCGGGCTGCCAAGCAGACGCCCTCCCAGTACCTGGCGCAGCACGAGCACATCCTGCTGAACACAAACACCACGTCCCCCGCTGACTCCTCCGAGCTGCTGATCGAGGTGAACGGGAATGGGAAGAGGCACAGTCCGGACAG AAGGGAAGACAGcagctttgagagggagccgctgCCGACGGAGCCCCCGGCCAAGAGGGTGTGCACCAtcagccccgcgccccggcacagccctgccctgacAATCCCCCTGATGAACCCCGGGGGGCAgttccaccccaccccaccgcccctccAGCACTACACCTTGGAAGATATCGCGACCTCCCACCTCTACAGGGACCCCAGCAAGATGGTGGAGCACAGAGAGATTCGGGACAGGCACGGCGGTCTTG GTTTGAATGGAGGATACCAGGACGAGCTGGTGGACCACCGCTTAACGGAGAGAGAGTGGGCTGACGAGTGGAAGCATCTCGATCAT GCACTGAACTGCATCATGGAGATGGTGGAGAAAACCCGGCGCTCAATGGCCGTGCTGCGGCGCTGTCAGGAGGCCGATCGGGAAGAGCTCAACTACTGGAAGAGGCGGTGCAGTGAGACGGCCGAGCCGCGGAAGGTGGGCAGCGAGCTCATCTccaggcagcacagccccagcagctccgACTCCATCGGCAGTG ATTCATTGCGGGAGTTCAGCAGCAGGTCAGGAACGGGCTACGTCACTGAAGAGATATGGAAAAAAGCTG aagaagcCGTGAATGAGGTGAAGCGCCAGGCCATGTCGGAGGTGCAGAAAGCGGTGGCGGAGGCCGAGCAGAAGGCGTTTGAGATGATTGCCTCCGAGAGGGCTCGGATGGAACAGACCATCGCGGACGCCAAGCGCCAGGCCACTGAGGATGCTTTCTTAGTGATAAATGAACAGGAGGAGTCTACGGAG AGTTGCTGGAACTGCGGTCGCAAAGCCAGCGAGACGTGCAGCGGCTGCAACATCGCCCGGTACTGCGGCTCCTTCTGCCAGCACAAGGACTGGGAGAGGCACCACCGAATCTGCGGCCAAGGCCTGCACGGCCAGAGCAAGCCGCTGGCTCTGCCCACGGGCCGATCAGCAGCCGCCGCCAAGAGCCTTGATGGCGTGCCCAGCCCGGCCCTCGAGAAGACTTCGGCGACCACCTCCCGATCCTCCACCCCAGCATCCGTGACAGCAATAGACACGAACGGGCTCTAA
- the CBFA2T2 gene encoding protein CBFA2T2 isoform X3, whose translation MPGSPVEVKIQSRSSPPNMPPLPPVNPGGPRPVSFTPTALPNGINHSPPTLNGAPSPPQRFSNGPSSSSSSSLTNQQLPATCGARQLSKLKRFLTTLQQFGNDISPEIGEKVRTLVLALVNSTVTIEEFHCKLQEATNFPLRPFVIPFLKANLPLLQRELLHCARAAKQTPSQYLAQHEHILLNTNTTSPADSSELLIEVNGNGKRHSPDRREDSSFEREPLPTEPPAKRVCTISPAPRHSPALTIPLMNPGGQFHPTPPPLQHYTLEDIATSHLYRDPSKMVEHREIRDRHGGLGLNGGYQDELVDHRLTEREWADEWKHLDHALNCIMEMVEKTRRSMAVLRRCQEADREELNYWKRRCSETAEPRKVGSELISRQHSPSSSDSIGSDSLREFSSRSGTGYVTEEIWKKAEEAVNEVKRQAMSEVQKAVAEAEQKAFEMIASERARMEQTIADAKRQATEDAFLVINEQEESTESCWNCGRKASETCSGCNIARYCGSFCQHKDWERHHRICGQGLHGQSKPLALPTGRSAAAAKSLDGVPSPALEKTSATTSRSSTPASVTAIDTNGL comes from the exons TGCCCAATGGAATAAATCATTCCCCCCCGACGCTGAATGGGGCACCATCCCCACCCCAGAGGTTTAGCAAcggtccttcctcctcctcctcctcctcgctgacAAACCAGCAGCTCCCGGCCACATGCGGTGCCCGGCAGCTCAGCAAGCTGAAGCGCTTCCTCACTACCCTGCAGCAGTTCGGCAACGACATTTCGCCAGAGATCGGGGAGAAGGTCCGGACCCTCGTCCTGGCGTTAGTG aacTCAACGGTGACAATCGAGGAATTTCACTGCAAGCTGCAAGAGGCGACGAACTTTCCTCTCCGGCCGTTTGTGATCCCCTTTCTGAAG GCCAACCTCCCGCTGCTgcagagagagctgctgcactgcGCCCGGGCTGCCAAGCAGACGCCCTCCCAGTACCTGGCGCAGCACGAGCACATCCTGCTGAACACAAACACCACGTCCCCCGCTGACTCCTCCGAGCTGCTGATCGAGGTGAACGGGAATGGGAAGAGGCACAGTCCGGACAG AAGGGAAGACAGcagctttgagagggagccgctgCCGACGGAGCCCCCGGCCAAGAGGGTGTGCACCAtcagccccgcgccccggcacagccctgccctgacAATCCCCCTGATGAACCCCGGGGGGCAgttccaccccaccccaccgcccctccAGCACTACACCTTGGAAGATATCGCGACCTCCCACCTCTACAGGGACCCCAGCAAGATGGTGGAGCACAGAGAGATTCGGGACAGGCACGGCGGTCTTG GTTTGAATGGAGGATACCAGGACGAGCTGGTGGACCACCGCTTAACGGAGAGAGAGTGGGCTGACGAGTGGAAGCATCTCGATCAT GCACTGAACTGCATCATGGAGATGGTGGAGAAAACCCGGCGCTCAATGGCCGTGCTGCGGCGCTGTCAGGAGGCCGATCGGGAAGAGCTCAACTACTGGAAGAGGCGGTGCAGTGAGACGGCCGAGCCGCGGAAGGTGGGCAGCGAGCTCATCTccaggcagcacagccccagcagctccgACTCCATCGGCAGTG ATTCATTGCGGGAGTTCAGCAGCAGGTCAGGAACGGGCTACGTCACTGAAGAGATATGGAAAAAAGCTG aagaagcCGTGAATGAGGTGAAGCGCCAGGCCATGTCGGAGGTGCAGAAAGCGGTGGCGGAGGCCGAGCAGAAGGCGTTTGAGATGATTGCCTCCGAGAGGGCTCGGATGGAACAGACCATCGCGGACGCCAAGCGCCAGGCCACTGAGGATGCTTTCTTAGTGATAAATGAACAGGAGGAGTCTACGGAG AGTTGCTGGAACTGCGGTCGCAAAGCCAGCGAGACGTGCAGCGGCTGCAACATCGCCCGGTACTGCGGCTCCTTCTGCCAGCACAAGGACTGGGAGAGGCACCACCGAATCTGCGGCCAAGGCCTGCACGGCCAGAGCAAGCCGCTGGCTCTGCCCACGGGCCGATCAGCAGCCGCCGCCAAGAGCCTTGATGGCGTGCCCAGCCCGGCCCTCGAGAAGACTTCGGCGACCACCTCCCGATCCTCCACCCCAGCATCCGTGACAGCAATAGACACGAACGGGCTCTAA
- the CBFA2T2 gene encoding protein CBFA2T2 isoform X2 gives MVGIPGGCQFAGEKRVPVMPGSPVEVKIQSRSSPPNMPPLPPVNPGGPRPVSFTPTALPNGINHSPPTLNGAPSPPQRFSNGPSSSSSSSLTNQQLPATCGARQLSKLKRFLTTLQQFGNDISPEIGEKVRTLVLALVNSTVTIEEFHCKLQEATNFPLRPFVIPFLKANLPLLQRELLHCARAAKQTPSQYLAQHEHILLNTNTTSPADSSELLIEVNGNGKRHSPDRREDSSFEREPLPTEPPAKRVCTISPAPRHSPALTIPLMNPGGQFHPTPPPLQHYTLEDIATSHLYRDPSKMVEHREIRDRHGGLGLNGGYQDELVDHRLTEREWADEWKHLDHALNCIMEMVEKTRRSMAVLRRCQEADREELNYWKRRCSETAEPRKVGSELISRQHSPSSSDSIGSDSLREFSSRSGTGYVTEEIWKKAEAVNEVKRQAMSEVQKAVAEAEQKAFEMIASERARMEQTIADAKRQATEDAFLVINEQEESTESCWNCGRKASETCSGCNIARYCGSFCQHKDWERHHRICGQGLHGQSKPLALPTGRSAAAAKSLDGVPSPALEKTSATTSRSSTPASVTAIDTNGL, from the exons TGCCCAATGGAATAAATCATTCCCCCCCGACGCTGAATGGGGCACCATCCCCACCCCAGAGGTTTAGCAAcggtccttcctcctcctcctcctcctcgctgacAAACCAGCAGCTCCCGGCCACATGCGGTGCCCGGCAGCTCAGCAAGCTGAAGCGCTTCCTCACTACCCTGCAGCAGTTCGGCAACGACATTTCGCCAGAGATCGGGGAGAAGGTCCGGACCCTCGTCCTGGCGTTAGTG aacTCAACGGTGACAATCGAGGAATTTCACTGCAAGCTGCAAGAGGCGACGAACTTTCCTCTCCGGCCGTTTGTGATCCCCTTTCTGAAG GCCAACCTCCCGCTGCTgcagagagagctgctgcactgcGCCCGGGCTGCCAAGCAGACGCCCTCCCAGTACCTGGCGCAGCACGAGCACATCCTGCTGAACACAAACACCACGTCCCCCGCTGACTCCTCCGAGCTGCTGATCGAGGTGAACGGGAATGGGAAGAGGCACAGTCCGGACAG AAGGGAAGACAGcagctttgagagggagccgctgCCGACGGAGCCCCCGGCCAAGAGGGTGTGCACCAtcagccccgcgccccggcacagccctgccctgacAATCCCCCTGATGAACCCCGGGGGGCAgttccaccccaccccaccgcccctccAGCACTACACCTTGGAAGATATCGCGACCTCCCACCTCTACAGGGACCCCAGCAAGATGGTGGAGCACAGAGAGATTCGGGACAGGCACGGCGGTCTTG GTTTGAATGGAGGATACCAGGACGAGCTGGTGGACCACCGCTTAACGGAGAGAGAGTGGGCTGACGAGTGGAAGCATCTCGATCAT GCACTGAACTGCATCATGGAGATGGTGGAGAAAACCCGGCGCTCAATGGCCGTGCTGCGGCGCTGTCAGGAGGCCGATCGGGAAGAGCTCAACTACTGGAAGAGGCGGTGCAGTGAGACGGCCGAGCCGCGGAAGGTGGGCAGCGAGCTCATCTccaggcagcacagccccagcagctccgACTCCATCGGCAGTG ATTCATTGCGGGAGTTCAGCAGCAGGTCAGGAACGGGCTACGTCACTGAAGAGATATGGAAAAAAGCTG aagcCGTGAATGAGGTGAAGCGCCAGGCCATGTCGGAGGTGCAGAAAGCGGTGGCGGAGGCCGAGCAGAAGGCGTTTGAGATGATTGCCTCCGAGAGGGCTCGGATGGAACAGACCATCGCGGACGCCAAGCGCCAGGCCACTGAGGATGCTTTCTTAGTGATAAATGAACAGGAGGAGTCTACGGAG AGTTGCTGGAACTGCGGTCGCAAAGCCAGCGAGACGTGCAGCGGCTGCAACATCGCCCGGTACTGCGGCTCCTTCTGCCAGCACAAGGACTGGGAGAGGCACCACCGAATCTGCGGCCAAGGCCTGCACGGCCAGAGCAAGCCGCTGGCTCTGCCCACGGGCCGATCAGCAGCCGCCGCCAAGAGCCTTGATGGCGTGCCCAGCCCGGCCCTCGAGAAGACTTCGGCGACCACCTCCCGATCCTCCACCCCAGCATCCGTGACAGCAATAGACACGAACGGGCTCTAA